TCCAGCCATTTATCCCAGCCGCTTTTACCATAGAGTACTCACCGCTCACGTTATAGACTGCTACCGGCAGAAGAACCTTCTCTTTTACAGTCTTCAAAACGTCCAGATATGCAAGACCCGGTTTGACCATTAGTATATCAGCGCATTCATCTACGTCTATAAGAGACTCCTTCACGGCTTCGTTATAACCAAAATATGGGCTCATTTGATGAGTCTTTCTATTGCCAAATTTTGGTGCAGACTCCGCAGCATCTCTAAATGGCCCGTAAAAACATGAAGAATATTTAACAGAGTAGCTCATTATAATCGTGTTATAGAATCCCTTGCTGTCAAGCGCATCCCTAATGGACATGACCATTCCATCCATCATACCCGATGGAGCAATTATATCTGCGCCGCTCTCAGCATACGAAATTGCGACCTCATTAAGGACCTCCAGGGTTTCATCGTTTAAAATTTCCCCTTCTCTTACGATACCGCAATGTCCGTGATCGGTATACTCACATAGACAGGTATCTGCAGCAACTGTCATCTCAGGAAATTCCTTTTTCACCAGTCGAATGGCTTTTTGAACTTCTCCCTCACTGTTCGATGCCCAGCTCCCTATTGGGTCTTTTACATCTGAGATACCAAAAAATATTATTGATTTTATACCACTTTTCACCGCATCTTCCACAAAGGCTAAAACCTTATCGGTCGTATACCTATATACTCCAGGCATACTGCATATCTCTTCGACCTTATCTGACCCAGGCATTACAAATATTGGCAGCATAAGCTTTTTTACTTCTACTAAAGAATCATCCAATATCTCCCTTATTCCATCTTGCCTTATTCTTCTCGCTCTATATATAGGAAACATAAACTTCCCCTTTCAAACGAATAAATTAAATATCAAAATTCCAATTTATCTATATAACAGGCAGGGTCCTCTTGCATAATATCGCCATGAACCACCTCGGCTCTTATTCTGCAGCCTCCGCAAAGATAATTGTATTTGCACTCACCGCATATTCCTTTTAGATATTTTTCTTTATTTCGAAGCTTTTTCAAGAGAGGCTCGTTTTCATCTGTCCAGATCTGTGAGAATGGTCTCTCCCTGATATTCCCAAGGTTATAATGAAGCCAGAACTGGCAGGGGTGAACGTTCCCCTCATTGTCAATATTTGCAAATTTCGTGCCAGCTGAGCATCCGCCGTGCATCTTTAAGAGCTCCTTTATCTCGTCAGCCCTATCTGGCTCATTTGATGTAAGGTACAGATAAAGTGCAATACCATCAGCGTGATTGTCAGTAGT
This Thermodesulfobium sp. 4217-1 DNA region includes the following protein-coding sequences:
- the hemB gene encoding porphobilinogen synthase; the protein is MFPIYRARRIRQDGIREILDDSLVEVKKLMLPIFVMPGSDKVEEICSMPGVYRYTTDKVLAFVEDAVKSGIKSIIFFGISDVKDPIGSWASNSEGEVQKAIRLVKKEFPEMTVAADTCLCEYTDHGHCGIVREGEILNDETLEVLNEVAISYAESGADIIAPSGMMDGMVMSIRDALDSKGFYNTIIMSYSVKYSSCFYGPFRDAAESAPKFGNRKTHQMSPYFGYNEAVKESLIDVDECADILMVKPGLAYLDVLKTVKEKVLLPVAVYNVSGEYSMVKAAGINGWIDEMSTISEIFYAFTRAGADIIISYHSLDYAKWLAGSNK